One region of Hemiscyllium ocellatum isolate sHemOce1 chromosome 32, sHemOce1.pat.X.cur, whole genome shotgun sequence genomic DNA includes:
- the LOC132830727 gene encoding eukaryotic translation initiation factor 1b-like has translation MSTCQNLQSFDPFADALKGDDLLPSGTEDYIHIRIQQRNGRKTLTTVQGIADEYDKKKLVKHFKKQFACNGTVIEHPEYGEVIQLQGDQRKNICKFLIEVGIVKEEQLKVHGF, from the exons ATGTCCACTTGCCAGAACCTGCAGAGCTTCG ATCCCTTTGCTGATGCACTTAAGGGGGATGATCTCCTCCCTTCTGGGACTGAGGATTACATACACATAAGGATTCAGCAGAGAAACGGCAGGAAAACCCTCACTACCGTCCAGGGGATTGCTGACGAATATGACAAAAAGAAGCTTGTCAAGCACTTCAAAAAG CAATTTGCCTGTAATGGTACTGTAATTGAACATCCAGAATACGGTGAGGTCATCCAACTTCAAGGGGACCAGCGCAAGAACATCTGCAAGTTCCTGATTGAG GTTGGCATTGTTAAAGAAGAACAACTCAAGGTTCATGGGTTTTAA